The following are from one region of the Leptolyngbya sp. CCY15150 genome:
- a CDS encoding CHAT domain-containing protein: MVQDIQEFQISLTPIGAYQYLVRTEKVSPGVPLAEEQVTWPIDVWMRQAQRCMVSPLLGLLSSDALEPQDLQETGAAHSSSSGLLHLGHQLYQALFTGSLRDSWVIAQGIANHRNTYLRLRLGLKGTDVLALPWEVMHDGDRARPGVIYPVATGEIMFSRYQAGVASASALRKSWTERDPILRILLVIALPDDQERLALAQEVQHLKQELENDPVVPDVGGDRPPVQLTILEQPDREQLTQALEQGQYDVLHYSGHSDLGEMGGDLYLVNRHTGLTEPLSGQDLAGLLVNNGIRLVVLNSCRGAYSASANAQGEMGANNLAAAIVRRGVPAVLAMAECIPDNVALTLTQLFYRNLRQGYPIDLSLNRARQALMSVYTSHYLYWALPVLYLHPDSDGYLVWNDRLQIEQPGDWLGDEGGLLPDWSDTLEPLSPTEPAPLPSAKDETQRSDWADHRKPLGQEGDRDEITAVWEQEPDLLDELPNEDDALVVSDLIRQLSDSPTPSIASRQDDQQPDLATSEQSLPEQQATVERPSESKDMPLASRETVSVSPSVPSISPWVGLQRANWRWRVIAGGVVVLLVLGVLQWQRSPQDVPAVVPGDEPNALNGEDLPVDDALNQETREAIEALQQGEIDQANQFITQLLDEGNITAAASALESAPVDDLNDPTVSFLRGRLSWQAAKLEDPNFNPSDAILLWQTAVQGRPDSVLYGNALGFAYAEDGQWEQALQVWQETLDRQGADPVVLIESDGWIEILETPSLQGLAGDRDRLTTYAGLAIALYELAEQGQLAEPDRAVQVAIALREQILEQNPAEFQLTSLEVDWLWTPAMRERWQQLRV; the protein is encoded by the coding sequence GTGGTTCAAGACATTCAAGAATTTCAGATTTCCCTGACTCCGATTGGAGCGTATCAGTACCTTGTTCGCACGGAAAAGGTCTCTCCAGGCGTGCCGTTGGCGGAGGAGCAGGTGACTTGGCCGATTGATGTGTGGATGCGGCAGGCTCAGCGCTGTATGGTGAGTCCTTTGCTGGGTTTGTTATCCAGTGATGCGTTGGAGCCACAGGATCTTCAAGAGACTGGAGCGGCTCATTCCTCGTCGTCGGGCTTGCTGCATCTTGGGCATCAGCTCTATCAAGCTTTATTTACGGGCAGTTTGCGAGATAGCTGGGTAATTGCTCAGGGGATTGCCAATCATCGTAATACCTATTTACGGCTGCGTTTAGGTCTCAAGGGAACGGATGTGCTGGCCTTGCCGTGGGAGGTGATGCATGATGGCGATCGCGCTCGTCCTGGGGTGATCTATCCTGTGGCGACAGGAGAAATTATGTTCTCTCGTTACCAGGCTGGAGTGGCTTCTGCTTCTGCTTTACGCAAGTCTTGGACGGAGCGGGATCCAATTTTGCGCATTTTGTTGGTGATTGCCTTGCCTGATGACCAGGAGCGCCTTGCCTTGGCTCAGGAAGTGCAGCATCTCAAGCAGGAGTTAGAAAACGATCCGGTGGTGCCTGATGTAGGGGGCGATCGCCCTCCTGTTCAATTAACTATCTTAGAGCAACCAGATCGAGAGCAACTCACCCAAGCCTTAGAGCAAGGACAGTATGATGTGCTGCACTACTCGGGGCATAGCGATCTGGGCGAGATGGGCGGAGATTTATATCTTGTTAACCGTCATACAGGGCTAACTGAGCCGCTGAGTGGACAAGACTTAGCGGGATTGTTGGTCAATAATGGCATTCGCCTAGTGGTGCTCAATTCTTGCCGAGGAGCCTATAGTGCTTCCGCTAATGCTCAAGGCGAAATGGGAGCCAATAATCTGGCGGCGGCGATCGTTCGCCGTGGGGTGCCGGCTGTACTGGCTATGGCTGAATGTATCCCTGATAATGTGGCGCTCACGCTCACTCAGTTGTTCTACCGTAACCTCCGGCAAGGGTATCCCATTGACTTGAGTTTGAATCGAGCCAGGCAGGCTTTGATGTCGGTGTATACATCTCACTACTTGTATTGGGCTCTGCCGGTTTTATACCTGCACCCTGATTCGGATGGCTACTTGGTATGGAACGATCGCCTGCAGATTGAGCAACCGGGGGATTGGTTGGGAGATGAGGGAGGGCTGTTGCCAGATTGGTCTGATACTCTAGAGCCGCTTTCCCCCACTGAGCCAGCTCCGTTGCCGAGCGCCAAGGACGAGACCCAGCGTTCTGATTGGGCTGATCACCGCAAACCGTTAGGTCAGGAAGGAGACAGGGATGAGATAACTGCCGTTTGGGAGCAAGAGCCTGATTTGCTGGATGAGCTACCCAATGAAGATGATGCTTTGGTGGTGTCTGACTTAATTCGGCAGCTTTCCGACTCGCCCACCCCATCGATCGCCTCCCGGCAAGATGATCAACAGCCTGACTTAGCCACATCTGAGCAATCGCTTCCTGAGCAGCAGGCGACGGTTGAGAGACCATCTGAGAGCAAGGACATGCCGCTAGCGTCGCGGGAGACGGTGAGTGTATCGCCGTCGGTGCCAAGTATCTCACCTTGGGTGGGGTTGCAACGGGCCAACTGGCGCTGGCGGGTGATTGCCGGGGGCGTAGTTGTGCTGCTGGTGCTGGGCGTGCTGCAGTGGCAGCGATCGCCTCAAGATGTGCCTGCCGTTGTGCCTGGAGATGAGCCGAATGCCCTCAATGGTGAGGATCTGCCCGTGGATGATGCTTTAAATCAAGAGACCCGAGAGGCGATTGAAGCTCTTCAGCAGGGAGAGATCGATCAGGCTAATCAGTTCATTACCCAGCTCTTAGATGAAGGCAACATAACTGCTGCTGCGTCTGCCTTAGAGTCAGCACCTGTAGACGATCTTAACGATCCAACCGTGAGCTTTTTACGCGGGCGACTGTCTTGGCAAGCGGCCAAGCTGGAGGATCCCAACTTTAATCCTAGTGATGCTATTTTGCTATGGCAAACGGCAGTTCAGGGGCGTCCTGACTCCGTGCTTTACGGTAATGCCTTGGGTTTTGCCTATGCGGAGGATGGGCAATGGGAACAGGCGCTTCAGGTTTGGCAAGAGACCTTAGATCGCCAGGGGGCCGATCCGGTGGTGTTGATTGAGTCGGATGGCTGGATTGAGATCCTGGAGACTCCGTCCTTGCAAGGGTTGGCAGGGGATCGGGATCGGCTGACCACCTATGCTGGACTGGCGATCGCCCTCTATGAATTAGCCGAGCAAGGGCAGTTAGCAGAACCGGATCGAGCGGTGCAGGTGGCGATCGCTCTTCGAGAACAGATTCTGGAACAAAACCCGGCTGAGTTTCAACTGACGAGCTTAGAAGTCGATTGGCTATGGACGCCCGCAATGAGGGAACGCTGGCAGCAGCTTAGAGTCTAG
- a CDS encoding divergent PAP2 family protein has protein sequence MQDISAILDNRILIVALLACITAQGIKPFIELIQHGKFNVRAIVESGGMPSSHSALVTALAAGVGQSIGWQTVEFAIASVFAIIVLYDAMGVRQAAGKQARLLNQMIDELFSDRTEFNEDRLKEILGHTPLEVLVGSLLGLLISWLAAPAY, from the coding sequence ATGCAAGACATTAGTGCGATTCTAGATAACCGCATTCTAATTGTGGCACTCCTGGCCTGCATTACCGCCCAAGGCATCAAGCCGTTTATTGAACTCATTCAGCATGGAAAGTTCAACGTACGAGCCATCGTTGAGTCGGGAGGAATGCCCAGTTCCCATTCTGCTTTGGTCACCGCTCTAGCGGCTGGAGTAGGGCAAAGTATCGGCTGGCAAACCGTGGAATTTGCGATCGCCTCTGTGTTCGCTATCATCGTGTTATATGACGCAATGGGAGTGCGGCAGGCAGCAGGCAAACAGGCTCGACTACTTAATCAAATGATTGACGAACTCTTCAGCGATCGCACCGAATTTAATGAAGATCGCCTCAAGGAAATTCTCGGTCATACCCCTCTAGAGGTTCTAGTCGGCTCCTTGCTTGGTCTGTTGATCTCCTGGCTAGCAGCTCCAGCGTATTAA
- the crtE gene encoding geranylgeranyl diphosphate synthase CrtE, translating to MVSTNNPPSVAFNLKQYLEEQKQVVETALEEAIAVVYPEKIYDAMRYSLLAGGKRLRPILCLSACNLIGGTTTMAMPSACAMEMIHTMSLIHDDLPAMDNDDYRRGKLTNHKVYGEDIAILAGDGLLAYAFEFIATQTQGVPAERVLQVIARLGRAVGAAGLVGGQVVDLECEGKPDVSVETLTFIHRHKTGALLEASVVCGAILGGASDPQLQCLSEYAQNIGLAFQIVDDILDITATQEELGKTAGKDLLAQKATYPSLWGLDESRRQAQQLIDAAKANLTSFGPAAAPLLSLADYIVSRSN from the coding sequence ATAGTGTCTACCAACAACCCTCCATCCGTCGCCTTCAACCTCAAGCAGTATCTAGAGGAGCAGAAGCAGGTTGTAGAAACGGCCCTAGAAGAGGCGATCGCCGTTGTTTATCCTGAGAAAATCTATGACGCGATGCGTTATTCACTCCTAGCGGGAGGAAAACGTCTGCGGCCAATTCTCTGCTTGTCTGCCTGTAACCTCATAGGCGGGACAACCACCATGGCCATGCCCAGCGCCTGCGCCATGGAAATGATCCACACCATGTCTCTCATCCATGATGACCTCCCAGCCATGGATAATGACGACTATCGACGCGGCAAGCTGACCAACCATAAGGTCTATGGCGAAGATATTGCAATCCTTGCCGGTGATGGGCTGCTGGCCTATGCCTTCGAGTTTATCGCCACCCAAACGCAAGGGGTGCCTGCCGAGCGAGTATTGCAGGTGATTGCTCGGCTGGGGCGCGCTGTGGGTGCTGCCGGGCTCGTGGGAGGCCAGGTGGTAGATTTAGAGTGTGAAGGCAAACCCGATGTCTCGGTAGAAACCTTGACGTTTATCCATCGCCACAAAACCGGTGCCCTCTTGGAAGCATCCGTTGTCTGCGGTGCCATTCTGGGAGGAGCGTCCGACCCTCAACTGCAATGCCTGTCGGAGTATGCGCAAAATATTGGCTTAGCCTTCCAAATTGTCGATGATATTTTGGATATTACCGCTACGCAAGAGGAGTTGGGTAAAACAGCCGGTAAAGATCTGCTGGCGCAAAAGGCAACCTATCCCAGTCTCTGGGGGCTAGATGAATCTCGTCGCCAGGCCCAACAGTTAATCGATGCAGCCAAGGCTAATCTAACCTCCTTTGGCCCTGCAGCAGCGCCCCTCCTCTCGCTAGCCGACTACATTGTGTCCCGCAGTAACTAA